In the Bremerella alba genome, one interval contains:
- a CDS encoding dihydrodipicolinate synthase family protein: protein MNDKSQVFRGCIPALMTPCQKDGTPNFEALVAKGKELIDVGMSGVVYCGSMGDWPLLTDAQRQEGVRQLTEAGVPVVVGTGAQNPKLAAEHAAHAKQVGAAGLMVIPRVLSRGISKAAQRDHFSAILTAAGDLPAVIYNSPYYGFETKADLFFDLRREFTNLVGFKEFGGANSLTYAAEHITGTNPDLVLMVGVDTQVYHGFLRCNAKGAITGVGNALPKEILRLVELCEKGAAGCAQSRKLAWELNEALTVLSTFDEGPDLVLYYKYLMVLEGNPEYEHHFNETDQLSPSQRDYLKAQWQLFRNWWDSWAGSQG from the coding sequence GTGAACGACAAATCGCAAGTTTTCCGTGGCTGCATTCCAGCACTTATGACACCATGCCAGAAGGATGGTACGCCGAACTTCGAGGCCTTGGTTGCCAAAGGCAAGGAGTTGATCGACGTCGGCATGTCGGGAGTCGTTTATTGCGGTTCGATGGGAGACTGGCCTTTGCTGACCGACGCGCAGCGTCAGGAAGGGGTCCGTCAGCTTACTGAAGCAGGCGTTCCTGTGGTTGTCGGAACCGGGGCTCAGAATCCGAAACTGGCCGCCGAGCATGCGGCTCATGCGAAGCAGGTCGGGGCCGCCGGTCTGATGGTCATCCCGCGGGTCCTTTCTCGTGGGATCTCGAAGGCCGCCCAGCGCGATCACTTCTCGGCCATTCTCACCGCGGCCGGAGACTTGCCGGCAGTGATCTACAACAGTCCTTATTATGGCTTTGAAACGAAAGCGGACTTATTCTTCGACTTGCGGCGCGAGTTCACGAATCTCGTCGGTTTCAAGGAATTCGGCGGAGCCAACTCCCTGACCTACGCCGCCGAGCACATCACCGGAACCAATCCCGACTTGGTGTTAATGGTGGGTGTCGACACGCAGGTCTACCACGGCTTTCTCCGCTGCAATGCCAAAGGAGCCATCACTGGCGTCGGCAATGCACTGCCCAAAGAGATTCTTCGTCTAGTCGAACTGTGCGAGAAAGGTGCGGCCGGTTGCGCCCAGTCGCGAAAACTGGCCTGGGAACTCAACGAGGCGCTGACCGTCCTGTCGACCTTCGACGAAGGACCTGATCTGGTGCTGTATTACAAGTACCTGATGGTCCTCGAAGGCAATCCAGAGTACGAGCATCACTTCAACGAAACCGACCAACTGAGCCCTAGCCAGCGCGATTACTTGAAAGCTCAGTGGCAACTGTTCCGCAATTGGTGGGATTCGTGGGCTGGGTCTCAAGGTTAG
- a CDS encoding NAD(P)/FAD-dependent oxidoreductase, whose translation MITASPPESVLIVGSGIVGIACAHYLSKQGLKVTVIDRGTIAGACSHGNCGYICPSHVLPLTEPEAIRTAAKSLFQPNAPFRVKPRFSPAMWNWMWQFARRCNHRQMVTSGTALKTILDASMTEYRRLVKEESLDCEWKDTGLLYVLQTEKGMRSFAETDRFLTDHFGVSAKRIDGSELSTFDPALNDNLAGAFHYQGDASVRPDRLNADWTAKLKQRGVTFLEHCELQHIEKKNGRIVGLHTTHGPLDADQYVIATGAWSTQLGKSLECRIPIQPGKGYSVTMSRPVACPKYPMLLPEHKVGVSPFEGGYRLGSMMEFCGYDQSIPEKRIEQLRQSAIPYLRTPSTSDRQATWYGWRPMTWDSLPIIGQVPRLKNAYLATGHNMLGLSMAAATGRLVAELVTQLTPHIDPEPFSPVRFA comes from the coding sequence ATGATTACCGCTTCGCCCCCTGAGAGTGTGCTGATTGTCGGTTCCGGAATCGTCGGAATAGCTTGTGCGCACTATCTCTCGAAACAGGGCTTGAAGGTCACCGTGATCGATCGCGGGACGATTGCCGGTGCCTGTTCGCATGGTAATTGCGGCTACATTTGCCCTAGCCACGTGCTACCGTTGACCGAGCCTGAGGCCATTCGCACGGCGGCCAAGTCGCTGTTTCAACCGAATGCTCCGTTCCGCGTGAAGCCACGTTTTAGTCCAGCGATGTGGAATTGGATGTGGCAGTTCGCACGCCGCTGCAATCATCGACAGATGGTGACCTCGGGCACCGCGCTGAAAACCATCCTCGATGCTTCGATGACCGAATACCGCCGGTTGGTCAAGGAAGAGTCGCTGGACTGCGAATGGAAGGATACCGGCCTCTTATATGTTCTACAGACTGAAAAAGGAATGCGATCGTTCGCCGAGACCGATCGATTTCTGACTGATCACTTCGGGGTGTCTGCCAAGCGGATCGATGGCAGCGAGCTTTCCACATTCGACCCGGCCTTGAACGATAACTTGGCCGGGGCGTTTCACTATCAGGGTGACGCTTCGGTTCGCCCCGACCGACTGAATGCCGATTGGACAGCCAAGCTGAAACAGCGCGGTGTCACGTTTCTCGAACACTGCGAACTACAGCACATCGAGAAAAAGAACGGTCGAATCGTTGGCTTACACACCACACATGGGCCGCTGGATGCCGATCAATATGTCATCGCAACAGGTGCCTGGAGCACGCAGTTGGGCAAGTCCCTCGAGTGTCGCATTCCGATTCAACCTGGCAAGGGATATTCCGTGACGATGTCGCGGCCGGTCGCCTGCCCAAAGTACCCCATGCTTCTGCCGGAACACAAAGTGGGCGTTTCGCCGTTCGAGGGAGGCTACCGTTTGGGTTCGATGATGGAGTTCTGCGGTTACGACCAATCGATTCCTGAGAAACGAATCGAGCAACTTCGCCAATCGGCTATACCCTATCTAAGGACGCCCAGTACCAGTGATAGACAAGCAACCTGGTATGGCTGGCGCCCCATGACATGGGACAGTTTGCCGATCATTGGACAAGTTCCGCGTTTAAAGAATGCCTACCTGGCGACTGGGCATAACATGCTCGGCCTCAGCATGGCCGCGGCGACCGGGCGACTCGTCGCCGAATTAGTGACACAATTGACTCCTCATATCGATCCCGAACCATTCTCACCTGTTCGATTTGCTTAG
- a CDS encoding sulfatase family protein codes for MSSIVSLSQAADDAKRPDRNVIFFITDDESPTLGCYGDSVAVTPTIDALAEDGTLFRNAFATTASCSASRSVVMTGLHNHMNGQYGHTHHFHKFSSYHDVVSLALPRLMAQAGYRTARCGKYHVAPEAVFHFDKTIPGNTRSPVEMADNCKDFITESSDKPFFLYFATSDPHRGGGDDKTSSLELKPNLFGNKPNKKAYPGIEEVFYDPAEVPIPEFLPDTPDTREELAQYYQSVSRIDQGLKRLVDILKENGLYDKTMIVFTADHGMAFSGGKTTVYEGGLRVPFVVRNPYEKNRGIETDAMISHVDITPSLLDFAGALDREAQRPKNPINANAFWKQRGEAMAENRSGGNKFDQYHGKSWVPLLGDAEATTHDSIFASHTFHEIQMYYPMRVYRDNHFKLIWNIAHKLDYPFASDLWAASSWQAQFQKGEDAPYGTKTVGEYIQRPEFEFFNIETDPHESLNLADDPAYAKALEEYKAKLKAKQKELDDPWIMKWSYE; via the coding sequence TTGTCATCGATTGTCAGCTTGAGCCAGGCAGCGGATGATGCGAAGCGGCCCGATCGCAACGTCATCTTCTTCATCACCGATGACGAAAGCCCCACGCTAGGCTGCTACGGCGATAGCGTCGCCGTCACACCGACGATCGATGCCTTGGCCGAAGATGGAACGCTTTTCCGTAATGCGTTTGCCACCACCGCAAGTTGCAGTGCCAGCCGTTCGGTCGTGATGACCGGTCTGCACAATCATATGAACGGCCAATATGGTCACACGCACCACTTCCACAAGTTTTCGTCGTACCACGATGTGGTCAGCCTGGCACTACCGCGATTGATGGCCCAAGCAGGCTACCGCACGGCTCGGTGCGGCAAATACCACGTTGCCCCGGAAGCCGTCTTCCACTTCGATAAGACAATTCCCGGCAACACGCGTTCGCCTGTCGAAATGGCGGACAACTGTAAAGACTTCATCACCGAATCAAGTGATAAGCCATTCTTTTTGTACTTTGCCACAAGCGATCCGCACCGCGGTGGTGGCGACGATAAGACTTCAAGTCTCGAGCTGAAGCCGAACCTCTTCGGCAATAAGCCCAACAAAAAGGCGTATCCAGGTATCGAAGAAGTCTTTTACGATCCGGCGGAAGTCCCCATCCCAGAGTTCCTGCCCGACACGCCTGACACGCGCGAAGAGTTGGCTCAATACTATCAGTCCGTTTCGCGGATCGATCAAGGGCTTAAACGCCTGGTCGACATCTTGAAAGAGAACGGTCTTTACGACAAAACCATGATCGTCTTTACGGCCGATCATGGCATGGCGTTTTCTGGCGGCAAGACGACCGTTTACGAAGGCGGCCTACGCGTTCCCTTTGTCGTGCGGAATCCTTACGAGAAAAACCGCGGCATCGAAACCGATGCGATGATCAGCCACGTCGACATTACCCCTTCGCTTTTGGATTTTGCTGGTGCACTCGATCGCGAAGCTCAGCGTCCCAAGAACCCCATTAACGCCAATGCGTTCTGGAAGCAACGCGGCGAGGCGATGGCAGAGAATCGCAGCGGTGGCAATAAATTTGATCAATACCACGGCAAGTCCTGGGTTCCACTGCTGGGCGATGCCGAAGCAACTACGCACGACTCGATCTTTGCGTCGCATACGTTTCACGAAATTCAGATGTACTATCCAATGCGAGTTTACCGCGACAACCATTTCAAACTGATTTGGAACATCGCCCATAAGCTCGATTATCCGTTCGCATCCGACCTGTGGGCCGCGTCGAGTTGGCAAGCTCAGTTTCAAAAAGGGGAAGATGCCCCTTACGGCACCAAGACCGTCGGCGAGTACATCCAGCGTCCCGAGTTCGAGTTTTTCAACATCGAAACAGACCCGCACGAGTCACTGAACCTGGCCGACGATCCCGCCTACGCGAAGGCATTAGAAGAATATAAGGCCAAACTCAAAGCCAAGCAGAAAGAGTTAGACGATCCCTGGATCATGAAGTGGAGCTACGAATAA